A genomic segment from Malaclemys terrapin pileata isolate rMalTer1 chromosome 1, rMalTer1.hap1, whole genome shotgun sequence encodes:
- the LOC128841088 gene encoding estradiol 17 beta-dehydrogenase 5-like encodes MELDKDLCIKMNDGNKIPALGFGTYCPDDVQKSKCEEATKVAIEVGFRHIDGAFIYGIEEEVGRAVHEKIADGTVKREDIFYTGKLWSTFHRPELVRSCLEQSLKKLKFDYLDLFIIHNPMSLKPGTDPLPKDENGKFIFDVVDLRQTWEAMEACKDAGLVKSIGVSNFNIRQLEMILNKPGLKYKPVLNQVECHPYLNQGKLLAFCKSKNILLEAYCVLGSQRDKKWIDQSTPVLLEDPVLGAIAKKYNQSPALVALRYQLQRGIVVLFKSFTRKHIEENLQVFDFQLSEEDMKTIDGMNKNRSYVHLEQFLGHPQFPFRDE; translated from the exons ATGGAGCTTGACAAAGACCTCTGTATTAAGATGAATGATGGGAACAAAATTCCTGCACTAGGATTTGGTACCTATTGTCCTGATGAC GTTCAAAAAAGTAAATGTGAGGAGGCTACAAAGGTGGCTATTGAAGTTGGCTTCCGCCATATTGATGGAGCCTTTATATATGGGATTGAGGAGGAGGTTGGGCGAGCCGTTCATGAGAAGATTGCAGATGGAACAGTCAAAAGAGAGGACATATTTTACACAGGAAAG CTTTGGAGTACCTTTCACCGTCCTGAACTTGTCCGAAGCTGCCTGGAACAATCACTGAAGAAACTTAAGTTTGACTATCTTGATCTCTTCATTATCCACAACCCCATGTCTCTAAAG cCTGGGACAGATCCACTCCCAAAGGATGAAAATGGAAAATTCATTTTCGATGTTGTAGATCTGCGTCAAACTTGGGAG GCCATGGAGGCATGTAAAGACGCAGGCTTGGTGAAGTCCATTGGAGTGTCCAACTTCAACATCAGACAGCTGGAGATGATCCTGAACAAACCAGGGCTCAAGTACAAACCTGTTCTCAACCAG GTTGAATGTCACCCTTACCTCAACCAAGGCAAACTACTGGCCTTCTGCAAATCCAAGAATATCCTCCTCGAAGCCTATTGTGTTCTGGGATCACAGAGAGACAAGAAGTG GATAGACCAAAGCACCCCAGTTCTGCTGGAGGACCCAGTACTGGGTGCAATTGCCAAAAAATACAACCAAAGCCCCGCTCTAGTAGCCCTGCGCTACCAGCTGCAGCGTGGTATCGTGGTCCTCTTTAAGAGCTTCACCAGAAAGCATATTGAAGAAAACTTGCAG GTTTTTGATTTCCAGCTCTCTGAGGAGGACATGAAAACCATTGATGGGATGAACAAAAACCGTTCCTATGTGCATTTAGAACA ATTTTTGGGCCACCCTCAGTTTCCATTTAGGGATGAATAA